From the Phoenix dactylifera cultivar Barhee BC4 chromosome 10, palm_55x_up_171113_PBpolish2nd_filt_p, whole genome shotgun sequence genome, one window contains:
- the LOC103715855 gene encoding probable methyltransferase At1g27930 encodes MRAALEKPLVVAAAAAALVVGALLVSSFIRAGDRALLCSSIFSSSSSSFSSSSSSELAEALLHYATTNVVPQQSRAEMRISFDVLRRRAPCNFLVFGLGHDSLMWSAFNAGGTTVFLEEDPKWFQSVTKASPALRAHNVRYRTQLIEADDLIKSYRSEPSCLPPAAAPLKNNHRCRLALADLPAEIFDREWDLIMIDAPKGYYNEAPGRMAAIFSAAVMARSRRGEGETDIFLHDVNRKVEKMFAMEFLCKKHLVGGTGRLWHFRIPPVRGNETSASSEKSFC; translated from the coding sequence ATGCGGGCGGCGCTGGAGAAACCCCTTGTCGTCGCCGCCGCGGCTGCGGCGCTGGTGGTGGGTGCCCTCCTCGTCTCGAGCTTCATCCGTGCCGGCGACCGCGCCCTCCTCtgctcctccatcttctcctcctcctcgtcctccttctcctcctcctcctcttcggaGCTCGCGGAGGCGCTCCTCCACTACGCCACCACCAACGTCGTACCCCAGCAGTCCCGCGCCGAGATGCGCATATCCTTCGACGTCCTCCGCCGCCGCGCCCCCTGCAACTTCCTCGTCTTCGGCCTCGGCCACGACTCCCTCATGTGGTCCGCCTTCAACGCCGGCGGCACCACCGTCTTCCTCGAAGAAGATCCCAAATGGTTCCAATCCGTCACCAAGGCCTCCCCGGCCCTCCGCGCCCACAACGTCCGCTACCGCACCCAACTCATCGAGGCCGACGATCTCATCAAATCCTACCGATCCGAGCCCTCCTGCCTcccgccggcggcggcgccaCTCAAGAACAACCACCGGTGCCGGTTGGCCCTCGCCGACCTCCCCGCCGAGATCTTCGATCGGGAGTGGGATCTCATCATGATCGATGCTCCAAAGGGGTACTACAACGAGGCGCCGGGCCGGATGGCGGCGATCTTCTCGGCGGCGGTGATGGCGAGGAGCCGGCGGGGAGAGGGCGAGACCGATATCTTCCTCCATGACGTCAATCGGAAGGTCGAGAAGATGTTTGCGATGGAGTTTCTCTGCAAAAAACACCTCGTCGGCGGGACTGGCCGGCTGTGGCACTTCCGGATCCCGCCGGTGAGGGGGAACGAGACCTCCGCCTCCAGCGAGAAGAGCTTCTGCTGA